A single region of the Dehalobacter sp. 12DCB1 genome encodes:
- a CDS encoding spore germination protein, protein MFNQLITKILSKNIAKEKPLLDERSQAGKPLSSVIEHNRQALQQIFEKCSDISFREFQLHFTKKIKAFIVYSDSLCKPEIINDAILKPIMLEVSSREKDSQIKKDPRTNTEISTDTSLGTDTGDIPGIILQHLLTNYKADTLSLVSEAADAVLEDNLVLIIDGYPIGIKASVQGYNIRQINEPTTEPNIRGPRDGFVENIGTNLSLLRRRIRTSRLKAENMTVGTLSKTKVNICYIQGVANEKVVAEVKSRIEDITIDNVLDSSYIEEFISDEPISLFPLVQYTERPDKAAASLFEGRIAIIVDNSPSVLIVPCTFIALIQASEDYYYSALFGSFARIGRFIAINIALLVPAITVAAFSINQTLIPISLLNTVAGARENLPLPISVEIFLMELVFELLREAGVRLPRTVGQAVSTVGGLVIGQAAVDAGIVSPTSVVVVGLTAIASFTFPDYNVGTSIRIIRFGLIIMASVFGIVGIIFGLMILLTHLCSLRSFGVPYLSPIAPLTPRDLKDTVIRVPWWAMFTRPRFFGDKKPLRSNANQLKEKLKRGNKK, encoded by the coding sequence GTGTTTAACCAGCTTATCACTAAAATACTTAGTAAAAACATAGCGAAGGAAAAACCTCTGCTTGATGAACGATCCCAAGCCGGGAAGCCTCTGTCAAGCGTAATTGAGCATAACCGGCAAGCCCTGCAGCAGATTTTTGAAAAATGTTCGGATATTTCTTTCAGAGAATTTCAGCTGCATTTTACAAAAAAAATCAAAGCGTTTATTGTCTACTCAGACAGCCTGTGTAAGCCGGAGATTATTAACGATGCCATTTTAAAACCGATCATGCTGGAGGTTTCTTCAAGGGAAAAGGATTCTCAAATAAAAAAAGATCCCAGGACGAACACAGAGATTAGTACGGATACGAGTCTCGGAACAGACACCGGTGACATACCCGGCATCATCCTTCAACATCTGCTGACGAATTACAAAGCCGATACGTTGTCTCTGGTCTCCGAAGCAGCAGACGCTGTGCTGGAGGACAATCTCGTCCTGATTATAGACGGGTACCCGATTGGCATTAAAGCTTCTGTCCAGGGCTATAACATCAGACAGATCAATGAGCCGACGACCGAACCAAACATTCGCGGGCCTAGGGATGGTTTCGTGGAAAATATCGGAACAAACTTAAGTCTTTTGAGACGCAGGATCCGGACCAGCCGTCTGAAGGCCGAGAACATGACAGTCGGAACGTTGTCTAAAACGAAGGTTAATATTTGCTACATTCAGGGAGTAGCGAACGAAAAGGTTGTAGCTGAAGTTAAATCGCGTATTGAAGACATCACGATCGACAACGTTCTGGACAGCAGCTATATTGAAGAATTTATTTCCGATGAGCCAATCAGTCTGTTTCCACTTGTACAGTATACAGAACGGCCGGACAAGGCGGCAGCTTCGCTGTTTGAAGGCAGAATTGCCATTATCGTCGACAATTCACCCTCGGTATTAATTGTTCCGTGTACTTTTATAGCATTGATACAGGCCTCTGAGGATTATTATTACAGTGCGCTGTTTGGTTCTTTTGCACGAATAGGCCGTTTCATCGCAATCAATATCGCTTTGCTAGTTCCTGCGATTACAGTTGCAGCGTTTTCTATCAATCAGACGCTTATTCCGATATCCCTTCTAAACACGGTAGCTGGAGCCAGGGAAAATCTGCCGCTGCCCATTTCTGTGGAAATATTTTTAATGGAACTGGTTTTTGAACTTCTGCGTGAGGCCGGTGTGCGATTGCCGAGGACTGTCGGCCAGGCAGTCAGTACGGTAGGAGGTTTGGTGATCGGGCAGGCCGCAGTCGATGCCGGGATTGTCAGTCCGACTTCAGTGGTAGTTGTCGGTCTGACAGCGATTGCTTCATTTACATTCCCGGATTACAATGTCGGGACCAGTATTCGGATTATCCGTTTTGGCTTAATTATCATGGCTAGCGTTTTTGGAATTGTGGGAATTATCTTTGGTCTGATGATTCTGCTTACCCACCTTTGCAGTCTGCGTTCTTTTGGGGTACCGTATTTATCGCCCATAGCGCCGCTGACACCGCGCGATCTGAAAGATACCGTTATCCGGGTGCCCTGGTGGGCGATGTTTACCCGACCCAGGTTCTTCGGAGACAAGAAGCCTCTGCGCAGCAATGCTAATCAGTTGAAGGAGAAACTCAAGAGGGGGAATAAAAAATAG
- a CDS encoding Lrp/AsnC family transcriptional regulator: METKDRILLTRIQAAFPVEERPYQVLGEMLGLNEEETWQRVNQFRQKGMIRRIGGVFDSRRLGYFSTLCAAKVPEEKISVLADFLQEVPGVTHNYLRDHRYNMWFTVISRSQDGLMQILEQAIHILGSPEVYSLPAIRLFKIGVLFDLEKSTGKKLPMANTGYSSQEGRSAFQVGEEDKVLIRILQGDLAPSLCPFSETAARLGWSEGSIRAKIQDYKRDGVLRRFGAILYHRKAGFTSNAMGVWVVPEAQIEETGHIMAAFKEVSHCYQRPELPDWPYNLFTMIHGHSPSECRKTMERISKVTGLQQYEMLFSHAELKKTSMEYFREEE; the protein is encoded by the coding sequence ATGGAGACAAAGGACCGGATTTTGCTGACCAGAATCCAGGCGGCCTTCCCGGTTGAGGAACGTCCTTATCAGGTTTTGGGAGAAATGCTGGGGCTAAACGAAGAAGAAACATGGCAGCGGGTTAACCAGTTCCGGCAGAAAGGAATGATCCGGCGGATAGGCGGAGTCTTTGATTCTCGCCGTTTAGGGTATTTCAGCACACTTTGCGCGGCAAAGGTCCCGGAAGAAAAAATATCTGTTCTTGCGGATTTTCTGCAGGAAGTTCCTGGGGTTACACATAATTATCTGCGGGATCATCGTTACAATATGTGGTTTACAGTCATATCCCGGTCACAGGACGGGTTGATGCAAATTTTGGAACAGGCAATACATATTTTGGGAAGTCCCGAAGTATACAGCCTTCCCGCTATCCGGTTGTTCAAGATAGGTGTGCTGTTTGACCTGGAAAAGAGTACAGGAAAGAAGCTGCCCATGGCGAATACCGGGTATTCGTCTCAGGAAGGACGGTCTGCTTTTCAGGTCGGGGAGGAGGATAAGGTTTTAATCCGGATTTTGCAGGGTGATTTGGCTCCGTCGCTTTGTCCTTTCTCTGAGACAGCTGCTAGATTGGGATGGTCAGAAGGAAGTATCCGGGCAAAAATTCAGGACTATAAGCGTGACGGGGTGCTACGACGTTTTGGCGCCATTCTGTACCACCGGAAGGCAGGATTTACTTCAAATGCGATGGGGGTATGGGTTGTTCCGGAAGCGCAGATTGAAGAAACCGGTCACATCATGGCCGCCTTTAAGGAAGTAAGCCATTGCTACCAACGACCTGAACTTCCGGATTGGCCGTATAATCTATTTACGATGATCCATGGGCATTCACCTTCGGAGTGTAGGAAAACAATGGAGAGAATTTCTAAGGTTACAGGCTTACAACAGTATGAGATGCTGTTCAGTCATGCTGAATTGAAAAAAACAAGCATGGAATATTTCAGGGAAGAAGAGTAA
- the nirJ2 gene encoding putative heme d1 biosynthesis radical SAM protein NirJ2 produces the protein MIVSWNTTNACNMYCDHCYRDAGCRAEEELNTAEARTLLEQIAKAGFKIMIFSGGEPLMRPDIVELVAYAKELGLRPVFGTNGSLLTEDLAAKLKKAGAMGMGISLDSMDPKKQDDFRRYPGAWNQAVQGMRNCKAVGLPFQVHTTVMDWNAHELETLTDFAVREGAVAHHFFFLVPTGRAVSIEEESLRAEAYEEVLTRIMKKQQTVDIELKPTCAPQFMRIAKQMGVNTRFSRGCLAGTAYCIISPKGQVQPCAYLNLPLGDVRKTPFDEIWRSNSILQELRTLAYKGGCGSCGYKKVCGGCRARAAFYENGDYMAEEPWCLYHGRKGVSC, from the coding sequence ATGATTGTCTCTTGGAATACGACAAATGCCTGCAACATGTATTGTGATCACTGTTACCGCGATGCCGGATGCCGGGCCGAGGAGGAACTCAACACGGCTGAGGCCAGGACACTGCTGGAACAAATCGCCAAAGCAGGGTTTAAGATAATGATCTTTAGCGGCGGTGAACCACTCATGCGCCCAGATATTGTTGAACTAGTCGCCTATGCCAAAGAGCTTGGTTTACGGCCTGTCTTCGGAACCAATGGTTCTTTGTTGACGGAAGATCTTGCCGCAAAGCTTAAAAAAGCCGGCGCCATGGGGATGGGAATCTCCCTTGATTCAATGGATCCAAAAAAGCAGGATGATTTCCGCCGCTATCCCGGAGCCTGGAACCAGGCTGTGCAAGGTATGCGCAATTGCAAGGCGGTGGGGCTCCCTTTCCAGGTGCATACAACAGTGATGGACTGGAATGCACATGAACTGGAAACACTTACGGATTTTGCGGTTCGGGAGGGAGCAGTGGCACATCATTTTTTCTTTCTGGTGCCGACAGGCCGCGCAGTGTCTATAGAAGAAGAGTCTTTAAGGGCGGAAGCTTACGAAGAAGTGCTGACCAGGATCATGAAGAAGCAGCAAACCGTTGATATTGAACTGAAACCAACCTGTGCACCGCAGTTTATGCGAATTGCCAAACAGATGGGGGTAAACACTCGGTTCAGCCGCGGCTGTCTGGCCGGAACAGCATATTGTATTATCAGCCCGAAGGGGCAGGTGCAGCCCTGTGCATATTTGAATCTGCCTCTCGGTGATGTCCGGAAAACACCTTTTGATGAAATATGGCGCAGCAATTCGATTTTGCAAGAACTGCGCACGCTGGCGTATAAAGGAGGGTGCGGTAGCTGCGGGTATAAAAAAGTCTGCGGAGGCTGCCGGGCTCGTGCTGCTTTTTATGAAAACGGTGACTACATGGCTGAAGAGCCCTGGTGTTTATACCACGGACGCAAGGGGGTCAGTTGCTAA
- the nirJ1 gene encoding putative heme d1 biosynthesis radical SAM protein NirJ1, which yields MISVTKLLFDTEYFGDSLRYSKHAHGTRNGATGDSGPVVVWNSTRTCNLQCVHCYMDSDSQKYNGELTTEEAKRFIDDLAEFHVPVLLFSGGEPLMRPDFFELAAYTAQKGIRPTLSTNGTLITPEAARRIKEIGVGYVGVSLDGLRAVNDKFRGREGAFAAAMRGIRNCVEAGQRVGLRFTINRHNYEELDRIFDFIEAEKIDRVCFYHLVYSGRGKQMVTDDITPEESRQALDTIIRRTRDFEKRGLHKEILTVDNHADGVYLYLRALCEDPARAEKIKTLIGCNGGNRSGIAFGEVDPSGYVHPDQFTQHISFGNVRERKFGDIWTDLSQPVLAGLKDRKLLLKGRCAECRYLDFCNGNFRTRAEAVTGDFWESDPACYLTDEEIGKKTTINN from the coding sequence ATGATTAGTGTTACGAAGCTGTTATTTGATACTGAATATTTTGGAGATTCCCTGCGCTATAGTAAGCATGCCCATGGGACCAGAAACGGAGCAACAGGTGATTCAGGACCGGTGGTTGTCTGGAATTCGACCCGAACCTGCAATTTGCAGTGCGTCCATTGCTACATGGACTCAGATTCGCAAAAATATAACGGAGAACTGACAACGGAAGAAGCCAAGCGTTTTATCGATGATTTAGCGGAATTTCACGTTCCTGTTTTGCTTTTTTCAGGTGGAGAGCCTTTGATGCGGCCAGATTTTTTCGAGCTTGCCGCCTATACGGCTCAGAAAGGAATCAGACCAACTTTATCTACGAACGGTACGTTGATAACACCGGAAGCTGCTCGGCGCATCAAAGAAATCGGCGTAGGTTATGTTGGGGTATCTCTTGACGGTCTGAGAGCCGTGAATGACAAGTTTAGGGGCAGAGAAGGGGCTTTTGCGGCTGCTATGAGAGGGATTCGGAACTGTGTGGAGGCGGGTCAGCGCGTTGGTCTTCGCTTTACGATTAACCGTCATAATTATGAGGAACTGGATCGTATCTTTGATTTTATTGAAGCAGAAAAAATTGACCGTGTTTGTTTTTATCATTTAGTATACTCTGGACGGGGTAAGCAAATGGTTACTGACGATATTACTCCCGAAGAGTCGAGACAGGCGCTCGATACTATTATCCGCAGAACAAGAGACTTTGAAAAACGCGGACTGCACAAGGAAATCCTGACAGTTGATAACCACGCCGATGGTGTTTATCTCTATTTGCGGGCTTTATGTGAAGATCCGGCCAGAGCGGAGAAAATAAAGACACTCATAGGCTGCAATGGCGGTAACCGTTCCGGGATTGCGTTCGGAGAGGTTGATCCTTCAGGGTATGTACATCCGGACCAGTTTACGCAGCATATCTCGTTTGGTAATGTCCGGGAAAGAAAATTTGGAGATATCTGGACTGACTTGAGCCAACCAGTGCTGGCAGGTTTGAAAGACCGTAAATTGCTTCTCAAAGGGCGATGCGCCGAGTGCCGGTATTTGGATTTCTGTAACGGTAATTTCCGTACCAGAGCAGAGGCTGTGACAGGTGATTTTTGGGAATCTGATCCAGCCTGTTACTTGACTGACGAAGAGATTGGAAAAAAAACGACGATTAATAATTGA
- a CDS encoding GIY-YIG nuclease family protein has protein sequence MTGTSDWKRELRNEYKERKTSGGIFMITNKENGRYVLQGAVNVMRFQNRFDFSKDTGSCVLTKLQQEWDEYGAKAFKFEILEEIEMKDTQTMKEFEEDLQLLEEIWAEKLDPELRIF, from the coding sequence ATGACGGGTACATCCGACTGGAAAAGGGAGCTCCGCAATGAATATAAGGAACGGAAAACTTCCGGTGGAATTTTTATGATCACCAATAAAGAAAACGGCAGGTATGTTCTGCAGGGCGCTGTTAATGTCATGCGGTTCCAGAACCGTTTTGATTTTTCTAAAGATACCGGCTCCTGTGTGCTGACAAAACTTCAACAGGAATGGGATGAATATGGGGCCAAGGCTTTTAAGTTTGAAATTCTGGAAGAAATCGAAATGAAAGATACCCAGACCATGAAGGAATTTGAAGAAGACCTTCAGCTTCTTGAAGAGATATGGGCGGAAAAGTTGGATCCGGAACTAAGGATTTTCTAA
- a CDS encoding DUF6530 family protein: protein MKIPTTLKHKPVIVSEDYERIDGRNAYDSDAKGLSLGLAQWNDRGKLEISAKVWRFTGEKWSRQSEELPLHRVIDLAILICRSTLHFREAYRYEKMYDPEKPVIDRIGLQGDAMTVAVCTDNPMIEGDIKLFRQVLSNDDELIGERLSTLSKLLKEMGY, encoded by the coding sequence ATGAAGATTCCGACGACGCTGAAACATAAACCTGTGATTGTATCGGAAGACTATGAACGGATTGACGGCAGAAATGCCTATGATTCCGACGCCAAAGGATTATCCTTGGGGCTGGCCCAGTGGAATGACAGGGGGAAGCTGGAGATATCCGCGAAGGTCTGGCGGTTCACCGGAGAAAAGTGGTCGAGACAGTCCGAGGAGCTTCCGCTTCACCGGGTGATCGATCTTGCGATCCTGATTTGCAGATCGACACTTCATTTTCGTGAGGCCTACCGATATGAAAAAATGTATGATCCTGAGAAACCCGTTATTGACAGGATCGGGCTGCAGGGAGATGCAATGACCGTCGCCGTATGTACTGATAATCCAATGATTGAAGGAGACATCAAACTATTCAGGCAAGTACTCAGCAATGACGATGAATTAATCGGAGAACGTTTGAGTACGCTTTCCAAACTACTGAAGGAAATGGGGTATTAG
- a CDS encoding PaaI family thioesterase, with protein sequence MENQKYLMDYLNIEYIQYKDNTFEAKMNLTAFHSQPYGLLHGGATIALGESAAGYASNQLLDNSQVAVGQNITANHMKAKNIEGYILAKGRLLHQGKTSHVWLIEMLDEKDELISVVTVTNAVINYNRV encoded by the coding sequence ATGGAAAACCAGAAATACCTGATGGATTACCTGAATATTGAATATATACAGTATAAGGACAATACGTTTGAAGCCAAGATGAATTTAACGGCTTTTCATAGCCAGCCTTATGGCCTATTGCATGGCGGGGCAACCATTGCTTTGGGAGAATCGGCTGCAGGATATGCCTCCAACCAGCTGCTGGACAATAGCCAGGTTGCTGTGGGCCAGAATATTACGGCAAATCATATGAAAGCAAAAAACATAGAAGGCTATATCCTCGCCAAAGGCAGACTGCTGCATCAGGGAAAAACATCGCATGTCTGGTTGATTGAAATGCTTGATGAAAAAGATGAGCTGATTTCCGTGGTTACTGTGACAAATGCGGTTATAAATTACAATAGAGTGTAA